GCGCCGACTACGTCCACCTCGGCCAGCAGGACCTGCGCGACGCCGACTTGCCGGCGCTGCGCCGGCACGGCATCCGGCTCGGCCTGAGCACCCACGCCCCTGCCGAACTGGAGACCGCGCTAGCCTGCCGCCCGGACTACATTGCGCTGGGGCCGATCTGGCCGACCCAGCTCAAGGTGATGCCATGGCCGCCGCAGGGGCTGGCGCGCATCGGCGAGTGGAAGCGCGCCGTCGGCGCGCTGCCGCTGGTGGCGATCGGCGGCCTCACCCGCGAGCGCGCCGCGGCGTGCCTGGCCGCCGGAGCCGACGTGGTGGCGGTGGTCGGCGACATCGTGCGGCACGCCGATCCCGAGGCCAGTCTTCGCGCCTGGCTCGATGCCACGCGGTGCCCGGCATGAGCGCGCGCCATGCCACGCAGATGCGGTTGCCCGGCGTCGGCGCCGACGGCCAGGCGCGGCTGGCCGATGCCCGCGTGCTGGTGGTCGGCGCCGGCGGCCTCGGCTGCGCGCTGCTGCCGCTGCTGGCCGGAGCCGGGGTGGGCGTGCTGAGCGTGATCGATCCGGATGTGGTCGAGCTGGGCAACCTGCATCGGCAGACGCTGTACCGGATGGGCGACATCGGCCGCCCCAAGGTGGAAGCGGCTGCAGCGGCGCTGGCGGCACTCAATCCCGAGGTACGCATCGAGACGCTGCATCGCCCGCTCACCCCGGCCGCAGCGCCGGCCCTGGTCGCCGCCGCCGACGTGGTGGTGGACGCGGCCGACCAGTTCGCCGTCAGCTACCTGCTCAGCGATGCCTGCCTCGCCGCGCGGCGGCCGCTGGTCAGCGCCTCGGCGGTCGGCATGGCGGGCTACGCCGGGGTGTTCTGCGGCGACGTGCCGAGCTATCGCGCGGTGTTTCCGCAGTGGCCGGCCACCGCGGGCGACTGCGCCTCGGCCGGCGTGCTCGGCCCGGTGGTGGCGATGATCGGCGCGCTGCAGGCACAGCTGGTGCTGGCCCTGCTGCTGGATCTTCCGTCGCCGCCACGCGGTCGCCTGTTCCGCTGGGACGGCCGCGATTTTGCCAGCTTCGACTTCCGCGACGCGCCGGAGCCGCAGACCGCCTGGCCGCTGCTCGATCCGGTCCAGCTCGCCGCCGACGACGTGGTGGTCGACCTGCGCGGCCTGGACGAGGCGCCGCAGTCGCCCGTGCCGCGCGCCCTGCGCGCGACCAACGAGACGCTGCCGGCGTTGTGGCCGCAGCTGGCGGCGGCGCCACGGGTGGTGCTGGCCTGCCGCAGCGGCCTGCGCGCGGCGCGTGCGGCGGCGTGGCTGCAATCGCAGGGCTGTACCCGTCTGGCGTTGATCGCCTTCAGCGCCAGCCACGCCGGATGATCCCCAACGTGCTCGGCATCGCCGGCAGCGACCCCAGCGGCGGCGCCGGCATCGCCGCCGACCTGAAGACCTTCGGTGCGCTCGGCGCCTACGGCATGGCGGCGATCACCGCGGTCACCGTGCAGAACACGCAGGGCGTACGCGCCGTGCAGGCCTTGCCGGCGGCACTGGTTGCCGAGCAGGTACAGGCGGTGTTCGACGACGTGCGGGTGGACGCGGTGAAACTGGGCATGCTGGCCGAGGCCGCCACCGTGTACGCCGTGGCCGAAGTGCTGCACACGAACGCCGCGCGCCGCGTGGTGCTCGATCCGGTGCTGCGTGCCAGCAGCGGCGACGCCCTGGCCGGCGCCGGCATGCTCGCGGCACTGCGCGAGGCGCTGCTGCCGCAGGTCGAGCTGCTCACGCCGAACCTGGCCGAGGCGGCCGCACTGCTGGACTGCGTGCCGGCCGGCGGCCTGGAGGCGATGCGGGCGCAGGCCCGCCAGCTGCGCGCGCTGGGGCCGGCGTGGGTGCTGCTGAAGGGCGGGCACCTGGGCGGTGTGCGCAGCCCCGACGTGCTGGCCGGCGCGGACGGCGTGCAGGTGTTCGATGCCGCGCGCCTACGCACCCGCGCCGGCCACGGCACCGGTTGCACGCTGGCCGCGGCGATCGCCGCGCTGCGGCCGCGGCACCCAATGCCGGTCGCGGTGGCGCAGGCCAAGGCCTATCTGCAGGCGGCGCTGGTCGCGGCGGAACGCCTGGACGTCGGCCGCGGTCGCGGTCCGCTGCACCACTTCCACGCGCTGGACTGAGAGGTTGTGAGTTTTCCAACCTCTCAGACCGGCCACGGCGAGGGCATGGATGCCTGAGTTGAGGCAACGCAGGAGCAGTTGCCCGATGCCCGAGTTGAGGCAGCGCAGGAGCGGCTGCCCGAGGGCCGGGCATGAAACAGTCACGCCAGTGACTGTTTCATGTGAGCGAGTCCGAGCGTGTACCGGACTCGCGACTGAAGAAAACCACAGGAAGTGGTTTTCTTCACAGGCTCTGATACCAATTTGCGTTCAATGATATAGAAGTTATCCACTTGAAGCCGGTCAAAGACTGGGTTTGGTCGTGATCGACTTCCAGTGCGCGCAATCCGCCGGCTAGGGTCGTTTCGACGGCATCGAGGTTCTTGAAGACCTCGTTGCCGAAGTCTTGCTCGCGCAAGGCCTTCCAGAGATGCTCGGCTGGGTTGAGCTCGGGGCTATAGGGGGGAAGGAACACCAGGCGCATGGAGTCGGGAACGACCAGGGCGTTTGCCTGATGCCAGCCGGCTTGATCCATGACCATGAGAATGAACTCGCCAGGATGGCGACCGGCCACTTCGGCCAGGAACAGGGACATGGCCTCGGCATTGACCCACGGCAAGATGAGACTGTCGAGGACGCCGTCGTGAGGACTCATACTAATTTGCGTTCAATGATATAGAAGTTATCCACTTAAAGCCGGTCAAAGACTGGGTTTGGTCGTGATCGACTTCCAGTGCGCGCAATCCGCCGGCTAGGGTCGTTTCGACGGCATCGAGGTTCTTGAAGACCTCGTTGCCGAAGTCTTGCTCGCGCAAGGCCTTCCAGAGATGCTCGGCTGGGTTGAGCTCGGGGCTATAGGGGGGAAGGAACACCAGGCGCATGGAGTCGGGAACGACCAGGGCGTTTGCCTGATGCCAGCCGGCTTGATCCATGACCATGAGAATGAACTCGCCAGGATGGCGACCGGCCACTTCGGCCAGGAACAGGGACATGGCCTCGGCATTGACCCACGGCAAGATGAGACTGTCGAGGACGCCGTCGTGAGGACTCACGGCGGCGAAGGCGTAGATGTATTGACGTTCCAGCCGCGCCCCCACGACAGGACGTGTCGGTGAGGGCGCCCAACATCGCCGTGGCGAGCCGAGCAGGCCAAACCGCCCCTCGTCCTGGAACATCAAGCGAACCGGGCGACCGCACCTAGCCTGACGCGCGACCTCGGCGCGAACGCAGCGCCGCAGTTTTTTTATATGCCGCTTGGGCCGAAACGTCTGCCTTCGGGTGGCGGGGCCGTGGAATCACCTTGCGCCAACCATGCCGCTCCAACAGGCGATAGATCGTCGACAGCGCCACCGGTTTGCCGACCCGTGCCGCATATGCCTGCCGGATGTCCAAGGCACGCAACATCCCACCCATCTCGGCCTGTCGCACAAACGGCTCCAGCAGTGCCTTCTCCTCTTCCTCGCTCAAGTACTGATGATGGCGGCCGCCACGCTCGTTCAGCGCGAAGATCGCCTCACCTTCCTTGGCCCAGCGCGAATGGATCGTATGGACGGTCGACGCCGACCATCCCAGGATCTGGGCAATCTCCTGCGCCGAGCTCCCCAGTGTGGCCCGTAGCAGCACGCACTGGATTCGCTGGTACTCGCGATGCGATCCGGCTTGCTTCAGTCGCTCCGCCAGTCGCTTCACCGTGGCCTTGTCGTTGCCGATCAGTGTCTTCACTTGCCATCTCCCTTCCAGGCGATGGCAAGAGTATATCTAGTTTATTGAACGCAAGTTGGTATCACGGCGGCGAAGGCGTAGATGTATTGACGTTCCAGCCGCGCCCCCACGACAGGACGTGTCGGTGAGGGCGCCCAACATCGCCGTGGCGAGCCGAGCAGGCCAAACCGCCCCTCGTCCTGGAACATCAAGCGAACCGGGCGACCGCACCTAGCCTGACGCGCGGCCTCGGCGCGAACGCAGCGCCGCAGTTTTTTTATATGCCGCTTGGGCCGAAACGTCTGCCTTCGGGTGGCGGGGCCGTGGAATCACCTTGCGCCAACCATGCCGCTCCAACAGGCGATAGATCGTCGACAGCGCCACCGGTTTGCCGACCCGTGCCGCATATGCCTGCCGGATGTCCAAGGCACGCAACATCCCACCCATCTCGGCCTGTCGCACAAACGGCTCCAGCAGTGCCTTCTCCTCTTCCTCGCTCAAGTACTGATGATGGCGGCCGCCACGCTCGTTCAGCGCGAAGATCGCCTCACCTTCCTTGGCCCAGCGCGAATGGATCGTATGGACGGTCGACGCCGACCATCCCAGGATCTGGGCAATCTCCTGCGCCGAGCTCCCCAGTGTGGCCCGTAGCAGCACGCACTGGATTCGCTGGTACTCGCGATGCGATCCGGCTTGCTTCAGTCGCTCCGCCAGTCGCTTCACCGTGGCCTTGTCGTTGCCGATCAGTGTCTTCACTTGCCATCTCCCTTCCAGGCGATGGCAAGAGTATATCTAGTTTATTGAACGCAAGTTGGTATGAGACCTCAGCGGCCGCCGGCCTGCACCCGCACCGCGAGCACCACGGTGTCGTCGGCTAGCTTCACCGGGGGGGCGGCGCGCGAGTCGGGCCGCCAGCTGTCGCCGGCGGCCAGCGTGCCATCCGGCGTCGTCAACCGGCCCTGCGCCACATGCAGCAGCACCACGTCGCCGGGGCCGTTGACCTCGCCAGGCTGGCGCCATACGGCGACGCCACCGGTGGCGTGCCCGCGGCGCAGCATCAGGTTGAAGTCACGGGTGGGGCCGCCGGCCAGCGCTACGTCCACCTTCGCCTCACCGGGGAACGCGAACGGCGTACACGGCACGGTCAGCGCGTGCGTGCGCGCGCCGTCCAGCGTCATCGTGAAGCCGGCGCCGTCGAGCAGCACGATCACGCGGTCGATGCCGGGAAAGGCGGAGAACGGCGCGGCGCTGTCCACCTCGGCCACGCTGACCCGCCACAGGAAATCGTCCATGCCGGCGCCAGGCGGCTGGACGGCTATTTCGCGCGTGCGGCCCAGGCCGTTCTTCCACGGCTGCGGCGGGCGGTCGGCCAGGCGGATGATCATGCGGTCCTCTCGATGACGCGCCGGAATGGCGGCAACGCCTTCAGCATGCCGCTGCCGTAGCGCTTGGTGACCACGCGGCGATCCAGCAGCACGATGCGGCCATGGTCGCTCTCGTTGCGGATCAGGCGGCCGCAGTACTGGGTGAGCAGGCGCGTGGCCTCGGGGATGCTCACTTCTATGAAGGGATTGCGCCCGCGCGATTCCAGCCACTCGGCATAGGTGGCGCCGACCGGGTCGGTGGGCACGGCGAACGGCAGCTGGGTGATCACCACCGTCTCGCACAGCTTGCCCGGCAGGTCCAGGCCTTCGCCGAACGAGGCCAGTCCGAACAGCGTGCTGCCCTTGCCGGCTTCGATGTCGGCGCAATGCTCGGCGACCAGCTGCGACTTGCCCAGCGAACCCTGCGCGCGCACCTTGCGCACCTGCGCGATCGGCAGTTTCTGCAGCACGCGGTCGAGCTTGGTGCGCGAGGTGAACAGCACCAGGTTGCCGGCGTCCCAGTCCAGGTTTTCAGCCAGCCACTCGCTGATCTCCTCCGCGTGCGCCTCGCGCGTGTCGGGCAGCGTGCGCATCGAGGGCACTTCGAGCCGCGCCTGCGCGGCCAGGTCGAACGGCGAGGGCAGACTGAGTGTCAGCGCGTCGTCGGGCAGGCCCACCGCGTCGGCGAAGTTGCGGAAATTGCCGCCGGCGCTCAGCGTGGCCGAGGTCAGCAGCACGCCGCTGGCGTTGCCCCACAGCACCTCGCGCAGCAGGCCGGCGGCGGATACCGCCGAGGCGTGGCAGACCAGCTGCTGGTCGGCGCCCAGGGTGACCCAGCGCGCCAGCGGCGGCGCGTCGTCCGGATCGTCGGCCGACCAGGCGCGCCAGCAGGCGGCCTGCCGGCCGACGCGTTCCAGCGCGATGCCCAGCTCGCGCGACAGCGCCTCCTGGGTCGGCCCGCCATCGGTCATCTCCACCACCGCGCGGCGCACCGCGCCCAGCCAGCGCTGCACCTCGCCGGTGAGCAGGCTGAGCGCCCGCGCCTGTTGCACCCACGGCGAGGGCAGCTGGCCGAGCGAGCCGCGGTACATCGGCTCGGTTTCGGCCGGGTCGGGCAGCCAGCCGAGGCGGATGGCTTTCTCCAGTTCTTCCAGCGTGTCGCTGAGTTCCTGCAGCCTGGCGTCGCCGGCGTCCAGGGTGAGCCGGCCCAGGCTTTCCTTGTCGGTCAGCGAATACGCCGCGTGCACCTGGCGGCCGAGCCGGCTCAGCTGGCGCACGCTGGCGGTGATGTGGACCTCGGCCGCGCCGCGGTCGATCGCCTTGCCGGGCAGGTGGTGGGCTTCGTCGAACACGTACAGCGTCTCGTCCGGGCGTGGCAGGATCACCCCGCCCCAGCCCGGCTCGGCGCCGCCGTCGGCCTCGCCCGGCATGGTGAGGTCGGCCAGCACCAGGTCCTGGTTGGCCACGATGATCTCGGCGTCGTCCACCGCGCGGCGCGCGACGAAGAATGGGCAGACCATGAACTGGCCGCACTTGCGGTTGGTGCAGCCGCCGGCGCTGGTGGTGATCATCGGGCGCAGCAGCTCGCTGACCGGTTCCGGCGCGCTGTCCATGTCGCCGTCCCACTCGCGGCGGTCGAACGCGCCGCGCAGCTTCGCCAGCGCCTGCTTGTCGCGCGGCTGCGGCGGCTTGTTCCACAGCAGCAGGTCCGCCTCGAAACCGGCCAGGCCCAGCTGCGCGTCGTGGATGCTGTTGGCCGCCATCAGCAGGTTGCGCGGGCACAGGTAGCGGCCGCGGCCCTTGGCCAGCGCCACCTTCGCCTCGATGCCGTTGAGCCGGAGGTAGAGCGGGATGTCACGTTGCACCAGCTGTTCCTGCAGCGCCACGGTGGCGGTGGCGATCAGCAGCCTCTTCTTCTGGAAGCGCGCCACCTCGACGCCGGCGATCAGGTAGGCCATCGACTTGCCGGTGCCGGTGGGCGCCTCGACCGCCGCCACGCCGCCGGCGCGGGCGAACGCCTTGGCCGTCTCGGCGATCATGCGCCCCTGCGAGGCGCGCGCGCGGAAGCCGGGCAGGCCGTCCTTCAGTCGTGCGTAGGCGGCGCGGATGGCGTCCTTGGTGGTGTCGGTGAGCATGGATGGAACGGGGACCTGCGCTGCGGATGACGCCGGAACACGGCGGCGCCGACTCATGGCGTGGCCAGCCGGACGCGATGGGGCAGTTTATCGGTATTGCGCGTTGGCCCGCATGGAGGCAGGCTCGTCATGTCCGATGCCGGCGTCGCCGCGGGGTTTCGACCGGGCGGGCCGTCCGCCGGCATTGGCGGGCGCGGGCTTGGGGATTCGATGAAGCATGCCGATGCCATGGAAGCGGGGCCGTCGCAAGGCGGATCGCTGCAGCTGAGCTGGCTGGCCCGGCTGATCGGCACGCATGCGCCGGAAGAGGTGGCTGCGGCGATCGCCGACCTGGTGCAGGCGCGTCCGGGCTGCGTCGCGGCCAGCGTGCGCTGGGGGCAGGGCGAGGTCGTTGCTGCGCAAGGCCGCCCGCCGATGTCGTTCGCGCCGGCCGATGCATCGTGGCTGGTGGCGGCCGCCCGCACGGCCGGGCCGCTGCGGCACCCGGACGGGCGACGTGTGGCGGTTCGCCTGTGCGCGCAACCCGACGTGGCACTGCTGTTGCTGGAATGGCAGCCGGGCCATGCCGACGAGCGCTTCCTCGCGGAGCTGGAAACGCCGCTGCGACTGGCCGGCCAGCACCTGCGCTGGGCCTTGGAGTGGGCCGAGCTGAAGGATTCGCACGAGCAGCTCGAACGCTCGGAGAACCTGCAGCGCGCGCTGTTCGCGATCTCGGACCTGGCCGGCTCCGAGCGCGACATGCCCGACCTGCTGCGCGGCATCCACGCCATCGTCAGCACGCTGATGTATGCGGAAAACTTCTTCATCGTGCTGCATGACGCCGTGCAGGACACGATCCGCTTCCTGTACTTCGTCGACCAGCAGGAGCCGGTGCCCCCCGGCGGCGGCCAGGACATGCCGCTGGGCGCGATCGAGCACACGCTGACCTGGTACGTGATGCGCGACGGCAAGGCGCGCATGGGCAATGCCGAGGAGCTGCGCAGCCAGGTGGTGGGGCCGGTGACCCTGATCGGCCCGGACAGCTACGACTGGCTCGGCGTGCCGTTGCTGCGCGACGGCCAGCCGCGCGGCGTGCTGGTGGTGCAGAGCTATCGCCGCGACATCGGCTTCACCGACGAGGACCTCACCCTGCTGGAGTTCGTCAGCAGCCACATCCTCACCGCACTGGAGCGCAAGCAGGGCAAGGACGAGCTGGAGCAGCGGGTGCAGCGGCGCACGCTGCAGCTGGCGGAGGCGAACCGCGGGCTGCAGCAGGAGATCGTCGAGCGCCAGCGCGCCGAGCACCTGCAGACCGCGCTGTTCCAGCTCGCCGAGCTGGCCACCGCCGACATCGACCAGGGTACGTTCTACCGGCGCGTGCATGCGGTGGTGGGCGAACTGCTGAACGCGCAGAACTTCTTCATCGGGCTGCTCTCCGACGACCGGCTCAAGCTGACCTTTCCCTACTCGGTGGACGCGGTGCTGGCGCCGCCGGCCGAACGCGTGCTGACCCGCGGCCTGAGCGAATACGTGATGCGCCTGGGGCGCGCGCTGCGGGTGAGCAACGCGGACATCGAGGAACTGGAGCAGCGCGGCGAGATCGCGCCGGGGCGGATGAGTTCTCCCGCGATGTACTGGCTCGGCGTGCCGTTGATCGTGGCCGACGAGGTCATCGGGCTGGTCGCCGTGCAGAGCTACCGCGCCGACGTGGTGTACGGCGCGGCCGACCAGGAACTGCTCAGCTTCGTCGCCTCGCAGGTCGCCAACAGCCTCACCCGGCGCCGCTCAGCCGAGTCGCTCCGGCGTGCCTACGAACAGCTGGAACAGCGGGTGGAAGAGCGCACGCTGGCCCTGCGCAAGGAAATCGGCGAACGCGAGCGCATGCAGGACCAGCTGCGCCATCAGGTCATGCACGACGCGCTCACCGGGCTGCCGAACCGCGGCTACCTGCGCGAGCGCATCGACCGCGCACTGGACGCCATGCGGCGCGAGCCGCAGCACCCCTGCGCGCTGTTGTACCTGGACGTGGACCGCTTCAAGATCATCAACGACAGCCTGGGCCACCTGGCCGGCGACGAGGTACTGAAGGAGGTGGCGCGGCGCCTGGCCGGCTGCGTGCGCCATCCGGATCTGGTGGCGCGGCTGTCCGGCGACGAGTTCGCGATCCTGCTGGAACAGGATGAGCTGCCGTGGGCAGCCACCGCCGTGGCGCAGCGCGTGCTGGACGCGCTGGACGCGCCGATGCGGGTGGCTGGCAAGGAACTGCCGGTGACCGCCAGCATGGGCATCGCCATCGGCGACGGCAACTACGTGGCCGCCGACGAGCTGCTGCGCGACGCCGATATTGCGCTGTACCGGGCCAAGCAGCTGGGCCGCAAGCGCTACGAGCTGTTCGACGAGCGGCTGGCGCAGAACGTGGTCGACGTGCTCGCGCTGGAAGGCGAACTGCGCCAGGCGCTGGCGCAAGGCTTGTTCGAGCCGTACTTCCAGCCGATCTGCGCGCTCGACGGCAGCGGGCGCACGCTGGGCTACGAGGCGCTGATCCGCTGGAACCATCCACAACGCGGCGTGCTGCGGCCAGGCGACTTCCTGAGGATCGCCGAGGACAGCGGGCTGATCGAGACGATCGACTGGCACATGTTCGAGCTGAGTTGCCGGCTGCTGCTGCAGCACGGACGCGACGACAGCTTCATGACGGTGAACGTGTCGGCGCTGCACCTGCGCCATGCGCATTTCGACCGGCGCCTGGTCCAGCTGCTGGAACGTACCGGGCTGCCGCCGCAGCGGCTGGTGCTGGAAGTCACCGAGGGCGCGCTGCTGGACAATCCCGAGCACGTGCGCGCCACGCTGGAGCGCCTGCGCGCGATCGGCATCGGCGCGGCGCTGGACGATTTCGGCACCGGCT
This genomic stretch from Rhodanobacter thiooxydans harbors:
- a CDS encoding thiamine phosphate synthase; translated protein: MSRLDPFYPVVPDAAWVRRVVAAGAWLVQLRAKHADRDWLRGEVTAALAACRARGAQLVVNDHWQLAIELGADYVHLGQQDLRDADLPALRRHGIRLGLSTHAPAELETALACRPDYIALGPIWPTQLKVMPWPPQGLARIGEWKRAVGALPLVAIGGLTRERAAACLAAGADVVAVVGDIVRHADPEASLRAWLDATRCPA
- a CDS encoding ThiF family adenylyltransferase, which translates into the protein MSARHATQMRLPGVGADGQARLADARVLVVGAGGLGCALLPLLAGAGVGVLSVIDPDVVELGNLHRQTLYRMGDIGRPKVEAAAAALAALNPEVRIETLHRPLTPAAAPALVAAADVVVDAADQFAVSYLLSDACLAARRPLVSASAVGMAGYAGVFCGDVPSYRAVFPQWPATAGDCASAGVLGPVVAMIGALQAQLVLALLLDLPSPPRGRLFRWDGRDFASFDFRDAPEPQTAWPLLDPVQLAADDVVVDLRGLDEAPQSPVPRALRATNETLPALWPQLAAAPRVVLACRSGLRAARAAAWLQSQGCTRLALIAFSASHAG
- the thiD gene encoding bifunctional hydroxymethylpyrimidine kinase/phosphomethylpyrimidine kinase, whose protein sequence is MIPNVLGIAGSDPSGGAGIAADLKTFGALGAYGMAAITAVTVQNTQGVRAVQALPAALVAEQVQAVFDDVRVDAVKLGMLAEAATVYAVAEVLHTNAARRVVLDPVLRASSGDALAGAGMLAALREALLPQVELLTPNLAEAAALLDCVPAGGLEAMRAQARQLRALGPAWVLLKGGHLGGVRSPDVLAGADGVQVFDAARLRTRAGHGTGCTLAAAIAALRPRHPMPVAVAQAKAYLQAALVAAERLDVGRGRGPLHHFHALD
- a CDS encoding transposase → MSPHDGVLDSLILPWVNAEAMSLFLAEVAGRHPGEFILMVMDQAGWHQANALVVPDSMRLVFLPPYSPELNPAEHLWKALREQDFGNEVFKNLDAVETTLAGGLRALEVDHDQTQSLTGFKWITSISLNANWYQSL
- a CDS encoding IS630 family transposase; translation: MKKLRRCVRAEVARQARCGRPVRLMFQDEGRFGLLGSPRRCWAPSPTRPVVGARLERQYIYAFAAVSPHDGVLDSLILPWVNAEAMSLFLAEVAGRHPGEFILMVMDQAGWHQANALVVPDSMRLVFLPPYSPELNPAEHLWKALREQDFGNEVFKNLDAVETTLAGGLRALEVDHDQTQSLTGFKWITSISLNAN
- a CDS encoding winged helix-turn-helix domain-containing protein; amino-acid sequence: MKTLIGNDKATVKRLAERLKQAGSHREYQRIQCVLLRATLGSSAQEIAQILGWSASTVHTIHSRWAKEGEAIFALNERGGRHHQYLSEEEEKALLEPFVRQAEMGGMLRALDIRQAYAARVGKPVALSTIYRLLERHGWRKVIPRPRHPKADVSAQAAYKKTAALRSRRGRASG
- a CDS encoding winged helix-turn-helix domain-containing protein; amino-acid sequence: MKTLIGNDKATVKRLAERLKQAGSHREYQRIQCVLLRATLGSSAQEIAQILGWSASTVHTIHSRWAKEGEAIFALNERGGRHHQYLSEEEEKALLEPFVRQAEMGGMLRALDIRQAYAARVGKPVALSTIYRLLERHGWRKVIPRPRHPKADVSAQAAYKKTAALRSRRGRASG
- a CDS encoding HutD/Ves family protein, with amino-acid sequence MIIRLADRPPQPWKNGLGRTREIAVQPPGAGMDDFLWRVSVAEVDSAAPFSAFPGIDRVIVLLDGAGFTMTLDGARTHALTVPCTPFAFPGEAKVDVALAGGPTRDFNLMLRRGHATGGVAVWRQPGEVNGPGDVVLLHVAQGRLTTPDGTLAAGDSWRPDSRAAPPVKLADDTVVLAVRVQAGGR
- the dinG gene encoding ATP-dependent DNA helicase DinG, whose protein sequence is MLTDTTKDAIRAAYARLKDGLPGFRARASQGRMIAETAKAFARAGGVAAVEAPTGTGKSMAYLIAGVEVARFQKKRLLIATATVALQEQLVQRDIPLYLRLNGIEAKVALAKGRGRYLCPRNLLMAANSIHDAQLGLAGFEADLLLWNKPPQPRDKQALAKLRGAFDRREWDGDMDSAPEPVSELLRPMITTSAGGCTNRKCGQFMVCPFFVARRAVDDAEIIVANQDLVLADLTMPGEADGGAEPGWGGVILPRPDETLYVFDEAHHLPGKAIDRGAAEVHITASVRQLSRLGRQVHAAYSLTDKESLGRLTLDAGDARLQELSDTLEELEKAIRLGWLPDPAETEPMYRGSLGQLPSPWVQQARALSLLTGEVQRWLGAVRRAVVEMTDGGPTQEALSRELGIALERVGRQAACWRAWSADDPDDAPPLARWVTLGADQQLVCHASAVSAAGLLREVLWGNASGVLLTSATLSAGGNFRNFADAVGLPDDALTLSLPSPFDLAAQARLEVPSMRTLPDTREAHAEEISEWLAENLDWDAGNLVLFTSRTKLDRVLQKLPIAQVRKVRAQGSLGKSQLVAEHCADIEAGKGSTLFGLASFGEGLDLPGKLCETVVITQLPFAVPTDPVGATYAEWLESRGRNPFIEVSIPEATRLLTQYCGRLIRNESDHGRIVLLDRRVVTKRYGSGMLKALPPFRRVIERTA
- a CDS encoding bifunctional diguanylate cyclase/phosphodiesterase, with product MKHADAMEAGPSQGGSLQLSWLARLIGTHAPEEVAAAIADLVQARPGCVAASVRWGQGEVVAAQGRPPMSFAPADASWLVAAARTAGPLRHPDGRRVAVRLCAQPDVALLLLEWQPGHADERFLAELETPLRLAGQHLRWALEWAELKDSHEQLERSENLQRALFAISDLAGSERDMPDLLRGIHAIVSTLMYAENFFIVLHDAVQDTIRFLYFVDQQEPVPPGGGQDMPLGAIEHTLTWYVMRDGKARMGNAEELRSQVVGPVTLIGPDSYDWLGVPLLRDGQPRGVLVVQSYRRDIGFTDEDLTLLEFVSSHILTALERKQGKDELEQRVQRRTLQLAEANRGLQQEIVERQRAEHLQTALFQLAELATADIDQGTFYRRVHAVVGELLNAQNFFIGLLSDDRLKLTFPYSVDAVLAPPAERVLTRGLSEYVMRLGRALRVSNADIEELEQRGEIAPGRMSSPAMYWLGVPLIVADEVIGLVAVQSYRADVVYGAADQELLSFVASQVANSLTRRRSAESLRRAYEQLEQRVEERTLALRKEIGERERMQDQLRHQVMHDALTGLPNRGYLRERIDRALDAMRREPQHPCALLYLDVDRFKIINDSLGHLAGDEVLKEVARRLAGCVRHPDLVARLSGDEFAILLEQDELPWAATAVAQRVLDALDAPMRVAGKELPVTASMGIAIGDGNYVAADELLRDADIALYRAKQLGRKRYELFDERLAQNVVDVLALEGELRQALAQGLFEPYFQPICALDGSGRTLGYEALIRWNHPQRGVLRPGDFLRIAEDSGLIETIDWHMFELSCRLLLQHGRDDSFMTVNVSALHLRHAHFDRRLVQLLERTGLPPQRLVLEVTEGALLDNPEHVRATLERLRAIGIGAALDDFGTGYSSLSYLHSLPLRILKIDRAFVQELDKDANTSSTTVVAAILALARALGIQVIAEGIETPTQRDALMAMGCEMGQGYLLGRPAPITQWRAPGSAGA